Genomic DNA from Prunus persica cultivar Lovell chromosome G1, Prunus_persica_NCBIv2, whole genome shotgun sequence:
TTGGAAATATGAACACGCTATTAATTGTGGCGTCcgatatttataaaaaaattaataaaaaaaaaagagcagtCAACAATAAATCTAGCTATTCTCTCTTAATTGTGGCGTATGGACACAACTCatgttgtttttggttttgtaatCAAATGGgataataaatcaattaatcaaggaaatagGAGGAGGTGATGTTCCGCTAACTAAGGTACTTAATTTTTTACGTTAGGCAGTAAATATATTGGCTTCAACCAAGAGTTACATTTCCTTTTACAGTGACTAAAAAGACAGCCACTATTGTCCCTTAAATTTGTTGGGCTCCTTCTTACGACAAATGAAACTTTGATACTTATCAtattccaaataaaaaagttacgAAGTTGATAATGAAGAAATGCGATAAAttccattcataattcaaatctGAAGACCGTTAACTACAATGATCAATACAAATAACTATATAAGATtaacacaaatacaaaacataaTAATCATAAAGGGTTAATAATAATGGTATATAAAAACTTGTACACGGAGTATATAATTAGGAATGAACCGTTAATATACAATTTATTattcatattaattaaaaaaataaaaacaaaatcctaagtaGAAATATCGAATTAAACTTGAAATAGGCCCAAGACATGGCGGGCCTACACGTTGACCTTTTTCCAACCCGAATACTCGACTTAGGGAGTGGCTGGTGGTTAACTGCTCCAGGAATTCTAAGACTTCCAAACAAATTCTTAAGTTACATTGGTCTCCTCCTTGTGCTGGCTGTTTTAAAATTAATGCGGATGGCAGTTGTATGGGTGAGATGGGATCTATTAGTGCTGGAGGCATCATAAGGGACTCTACGGGTGGATCAAGGGTTTTGTTACAAATTTGGGGTGTGGTAAAATCCTTGAAGCTGAATTATGGGGTGTTTTCAGAGGTTTACTCCTTACGTGGAATGAAGGTATTTGAAGAATTAAGGTGGAGTGTGACTCTTTTACTGCTATCTCCTTAATTAGTGGAGAGACTAGGGCTAGTCACCCTCTCTCTAGCCTCATCGATAGTTGCAAAGACATGCTCTTGCTTACTGCTGACCATATGGCTCATATGGGTCAAAATTCCAGTTTGGGTTATCATGTTGTTGAtcttccccccccccccccccccctctgTTGTAAGCCTCTTGGCATATGACTCTGTTAGGATGACCACTGCTAGGCTTGTCCCAgtgtagttttctttttggttttctctTGGCTTCGGCCCTccttgtaaccaaaaaaaaggttctTATTAGCCCAGTGAGTTTTGCAAATTCTAAGCCGCTATGCTCTATTGCTTGTTTCCAATTAGCCAGTGGTCAACATGTATGGTATagctaaagaaaaaaataacgaTTTGCAGAGTAGGTACAAGAAAATCATTAATATCCATCTGAGCAACAAATCTTACAAACATTATATTCTtacaatgatgatgatgatgatgatgatgatactGATAAACGTACAAGAAACATACTCCCCTCCCTCCCctgtttcaactttcaagcACTATTGCTGCTTCCATTTGTTGATCCAGGCATAAGCTCTCTCAGCATGGCCACCACCTGCAACATGTTAGGCCTCTTAGATGGGAAGTCATCTACACACTGCAGTGTTATCTCCAAATACCTCACCATCTCTTTCACTTCTTCAGCTTCTGCTTCATCAGTTCCTTTGGTTACTGAAAGCAACTCTACGTCTATCACTTCCATCTGTTTCCCTTCTCTCACCTTCATCTTCGCCCATCCCACCAAGTTTGTGTCCCCAAAATCCTCCTTGTCTGTTGGGCGTTTTCCAGTCACAAGCTCCAACAGGACAACCCCAAATGAGTAAACGTCGCCTTTTGCAGTGCACCGGAAACTTTGGTAGTACTCAGGTGGAACATAACCAGGAGTGCCTGCTAGAGTGCTTACGCTTAAGTGGGTGTCAAGAGCACTTATGAGCCTTGCCATCCCAAAATCAGAAACTCTTGCTTCCATTTCATTGTCCAACAACACGTTGCTTGACTTCATGTCTCTGTGTATAATGTGAGGGATGCAATTGTGGTGGAGGAAACAGAGTCCTTTTGCTGCACCTCTTGcaatctttttcctttcctcccATGTTAGAATCCGCCTGTCACGTGTCTTTGTTCTTCCATGGAGCATTTCTTCAAGGCTTCCGTACTCCATGTACTCGTATACTAGCAGCCTCTCTTCACCAATTTTGCAATAACCCAATAAGGGCACAAGATTCCTGTGCTTGATCTTACCCAGAGTTTCCATCTCGGCCATGAATTCGCGGTCACCTTGGCAGCTTAACCGTATAAGTTTCTTGATTGCAACACTTGTCCCGTCTTTCAGCGTTGCCTTGAACACTTCTCCAAAACCTCCACACCCTATAAGACTATCTGCTGAGAAGCCATTGGTTGCCTCAATGAGTTGGGAGAACTTGAGCTTCCTCAGCTGTCTTTGGAAAGTTGCAACATTAATGCTCAAgggttctttctctttgtcaATTTTCCATGTGGTGGCTGCATGGGATGCTTGCAAGCGATTAAGCATCTTCACCTCCTTTGCTTCCTTTCGCCTTGTGCGCATGGCAATTGCCCACACAATCAGAACACAGACAGAAGCAAGAGAAATCAGAACCCCCAAGACAATGCTGTTAGCCCATGATGCAACCGATGGCCTTCGTCTTCCTTTGCCTGCATCCTGGTCACTTGGAGTGGTGGCTGGTTGGTCATTGCTGCTCTGGCACTCAGGTAATGGAACCCCACAGAGTCCAGGGTTGTTAGCATACTGGGTAGCAGGAAGTGTACTGAGCTGCCCTCTTGTGGGAATTTCGCCCGTTAATTCATTGCTGGACAGATCAATTTGAACCAAGAAAGATAGGTTGGAGAATGAATCAGGGATATGACCCTGCAGTCTGTTATGTGATGCATCAAACACCCCTAAATCTTTGAGCTTGCCAAGTGATGCAGGAATCTCACCTGATAACTGGTTGTGGGATAACTCAAGAACTTGTAATGCAATCATGTCCCCCATTTCTTCTGGGATTTTCCCACGCAGCTGATTGTAAGAAAGATCAAGATACTCCAGCGTTTGGTATTTTGTAAAGAGACTCAGGACTGCGCCAGAGTACAATCTGGTGAAATCACAAGTCTTCAGTGTTGGGTCCTGCTGAAGCCTTTCAGGTCGGATTCCGGCAAATTCTAATAAACCTCCTACTCCTTTACAGGAATTCCCAATATTCCGTACAAACACCAAAGTATTGCCAGAGAGAATTCCGCTCAGGGATTTGGCCCCAAGCTGCCTCCCAAGTCGAGGTGGGATCTCTCCAGTGAGTCTGTTGCTGTTCAAAtccaaccaaaccaaactgcTGCAATTGGCCAGTTCTCCTGGTATCTGCCCACCCAAGCTATTGTTCCCAAGTTGCAGAACAGCCAGTCTTGTCAAAAGGCCAAATTCTTTCGGGATTTCGCCACTTAGTTTATTGCTTGTGAGTGATATCCATTCGAGATTACTGCATCTGAACAGTTCAACTGGGATCTCACCAGTTAGGCGGTTATTGTTGAGAATAAGATCCTTGAGATTCCTGCAGTTTCCCAAGTCTGGTGGGATTTTTCCCTCTAAGCCATTGTACCATGCTATTAGCTGCTGCAAATTCTCCAGCTTCCCAAGCTCAGCTGGAATTGAGCCATTGAGATAGTTTAAACTGAAATCAATTGTCTTCAGCTGAGAACATTGTGATAGTTGAGCAGGGATTTCTCCAACAATGAGGTTGTCTGGCATTCTCAGCTCCTGGAGTGAGGAGGCTCCTGGGCATATGTCTGGTGGGATGACACCAGATATTTTATTAGAGCTCAAGTCTATCACCTGTAGACTTTTGCAGGCTGATATGGAGCCTGGAAGTGATCCAGTGATGATGTTGTTACTCAACAGCAAGCTCTCTAAGGAGCTGAGATTCTGGAAGATAGAATCTGGTAGGGGACCTGTTAAATTGTTGTTAGACAGATCAAGAAGTTCCAGCACAGAACATGAGGAAAAAGTTGCTGGAATTGGACCAGTAAAGTTGTTATATGAAAGCTTAAGTTCGACAAGTGAAGTGCATGCATTTCCCAACTCGGGAGGTATCCAACCAGTGATCTGATTGTGAGAAAGGTCCAATCTCTGTAAACTGGTGAGTTGCCCAAATGATCTTGGGATTTCTCCTGTCACATTATTGGATGATAAACTCATAGTTTTGAGACTGGTGCAGTTTGCCAAAGACATAGGAATGGAACCCGTTATACGGTTTCCTGACAAATCAAGCTGCAGCAAAGAAGGGCAAGAATATTTCTCAATTTGCAAACCAGAAATTGGCCCGGTTAGATTGTTGTAAGAAAGGTCGAGAGTCTGAAGTTTGTCAGAATTCAATAAGAGATCTTTGGGCAGAGGACCTGTCAAATTGTTGAAAGCAAGGTTTACAAAGACGAGGTTTGGACACTTTGAGAAAAGATTCTCAGGAACAACACCAAAAAGTCCATTGAAAGATAAATCAAGCTGTTTCAAAGCATATGGGAGCTGAAGCAAAGAGGTAGAATTTACACTGAATGAATTCGTTGGCAGTTTTAAGACAGAGAGCATATCTAGAGAAGCCAAGGGATCAAAAGAGATTGTCCCCACAAGGTAACACCCGGTGAGATCAAGCTGAGTTGCTCGGCCCATAGAGCATGTAACTCCATACCAGGTGCATGGATTCCTGCCAAGCTGCCAATCTCTCAAAACTCCATTTGGGTCCTTCTGAATCATCTTTTTGAACGTGAGAAGAGCTTCTGCATCAGTCTTGATCGACGAAACACTTTGTTCAGCTGtagaaacagaaacaaggTCTATCAAGACCAGTATTAcagaaagatgaagaaaaagctGAACTGGATTAATGCTCTCCATTGATGAAACAAGTTTCAATTCTCAGGAAGgcaattgagagagagagagagtgtaaTGTGTAGAGTGAGAGAGTGGTGACTATGATGAGAATTTGTTGTGGCAAAGCAAAGGGGAAGCTTAGCTTTAGGAAAAGAAGttgctttttgtgttttataaaatgaaaaggatGGAACGTGGGAAGGAATAAGAAAAGAAGGGAATTGGATTGAAGTTGGTGGTGGGTGTATACTTATACGGTTTCTGAGTACCATGAACTgtaggcagagagagagagagaggggaatGTAGTGAGGGGTTGATTTGACTTTTGGTCAAAAGCGGTAGGATCCACATACACATTCCACAGACAAGTTCTATCTAAGATCGGCGCTatattagtatatatatatatatagcaaaaaaataaataatattgggGTGTGCATGATCAAGGGTCACTTTTCTGTCAGTGAGCGTGAGAATGTTCCCTATTAGGAATGTGATAAGATACACTGTGTGGGGATTTTACAATGcgcaaagaaaagaagtcaCTTCCCCATTTGAACAACTCATACTTGTCTCTGAGTCACAGTCAAGCTGCTGCTGTGCTGCATGCATTTCATCCACCACTTGCTTGGTTTATTAATATTTCTAGGAAGTACGATCTATTGATAATTGTTTAAGAAAACACTTTTAACTTCCAAATGGTTGCTctatttggtttttggttggttACATGACCCAATTAagattcatttcgttccttgAGTTCACCTGTATTGTATTTGGCTGAATGgttccattttctcttttcagtTCCACTCAAGGTCAtcatttcctttatttttctttatttataaattaaaaattgaaatattgacCCTTCTGTATTTATGGTCGTCTGAACATTATGTAGAACAAATGACTGAAGCGATAGTAGAGGTAAAACTGTCAAACTCCAACTTCTCTTCTATCGCTTCAGTCATCTGTTCTACATTATAACAACTTTGGTAGATCATACCATTTGAAGCCTTCTGCTACATTTCCATGGCATGCATGCACTCtagtttgaagtttgaaccCATTTTGGCATTCAAATAAACCCAGCTTAAACTCATTTGGTAATATAATCAAGGACTGACATTAAAAGACTCTTTGAATGTTTGGGATCATTCTCAATATAGACATTCGAGttacaatttcatcaatttacacTTTTTGATTTTCAAACTTGACCAATTCAAACCTTCAGTTAAACTAACCGTCAGAAAATCCGTTAAGTGATGACGTGTCATTTATATGGCCCACTTTTTTTGCTtaattggaagaaaatattaattagaaatcttaaattgaatatataatttttttaaaagtaaaaagaaaacaaacccTTCTCCCGATCTGCCCCTCCCTTCCAGCCCTACCCATTCCCCACCCACCTCCACAGTCACGTCAACCCAGCCACCCTCCCCACCCCCAGACgtgcctctctcttctccatgTCCCTCCTCTTCCAATTCCCCTCATTTTCCACATCGATCTCTCCTTCGACAGGCTTCTCGAGTCCAGGTCCCGCGATGCCGGTCGGACCAAGCTTATCGATCGCGATGCCGATGCTTAGTAATCAAATTGAATGTGAGTTTTTGCTCTGCTTCTGTTTGTTTAAGTGGAAAACAATTTCTGAAATGAATTTGTTTgagtgttttttcttcttcttccctttgGTTTCTTAAAGGCTGATGTTCGGGAAATAAGTACGGATGCTGCTGAATTCTTACAAGTAATTATTCTACCTATTGTTCAATTATTAAGAAATGGTAGTGGTTTATTAAAAGAAtgtaacttctttttttttgagagaTTTAATGATATTCCCATTCtcagcactaatattatagatAAATTCTATACcattgaatttttataaacaaactcaaaaaaaatccaaaaattgacagtttgccttattgaatttaatattaattattaaattactttgataccctattgagtgttttgagtatttttatgagattttggggctgggcttgttttaagaaattaatgacagttttgtaatttataagaagttaaaagcctctttgttacgttgtaaatgaattttgggtgtgttactaaagtccatttcatataaggtatttttataatttgggcccctatattgagtataatagtgaatgtccattttgtttttttggttttctttcctACCAATAGGCAGAGCCTATTTTTGCATTGAAATTCTTTTAAAGGAAGAAGCAATGTGCTTTGGGTGTAGTTCACGGTTAAATTTCAGAATTGGCTTTTGCTAGTAGGAGAGGTGTTTCATTGAAGTGTCGTGCTGAAGAAAAGCCCAGAGCTATTGTTTCTGGTG
This window encodes:
- the LOC18792107 gene encoding serine/threonine-protein kinase BRI1-like 2, producing MESINPVQLFLHLSVILVLIDLVSVSTAEQSVSSIKTDAEALLTFKKMIQKDPNGVLRDWQLGRNPCTWYGVTCSMGRATQLDLTGCYLVGTISFDPLASLDMLSVLKLPTNSFSVNSTSLLQLPYALKQLDLSFNGLFGVVPENLFSKCPNLVFVNLAFNNLTGPLPKDLLLNSDKLQTLDLSYNNLTGPISGLQIEKYSCPSLLQLDLSGNRITGSIPMSLANCTSLKTMSLSSNNVTGEIPRSFGQLTSLQRLDLSHNQITGWIPPELGNACTSLVELKLSYNNFTGPIPATFSSCSVLELLDLSNNNLTGPLPDSIFQNLSSLESLLLSNNIITGSLPGSISACKSLQVIDLSSNKISGVIPPDICPGASSLQELRMPDNLIVGEIPAQLSQCSQLKTIDFSLNYLNGSIPAELGKLENLQQLIAWYNGLEGKIPPDLGNCRNLKDLILNNNRLTGEIPVELFRCSNLEWISLTSNKLSGEIPKEFGLLTRLAVLQLGNNSLGGQIPGELANCSSLVWLDLNSNRLTGEIPPRLGRQLGAKSLSGILSGNTLVFVRNIGNSCKGVGGLLEFAGIRPERLQQDPTLKTCDFTRLYSGAVLSLFTKYQTLEYLDLSYNQLRGKIPEEMGDMIALQVLELSHNQLSGEIPASLGKLKDLGVFDASHNRLQGHIPDSFSNLSFLVQIDLSSNELTGEIPTRGQLSTLPATQYANNPGLCGVPLPECQSSNDQPATTPSDQDAGKGRRRPSVASWANSIVLGVLISLASVCVLIVWAIAMRTRRKEAKEVKMLNRLQASHAATTWKIDKEKEPLSINVATFQRQLRKLKFSQLIEATNGFSADSLIGCGGFGEVFKATLKDGTSVAIKKLIRLSCQGDREFMAEMETLGKIKHRNLVPLLGYCKIGEERLLVYEYMEYGSLEEMLHGRTKTRDRRILTWEERKKIARGAAKGLCFLHHNCIPHIIHRDMKSSNVLLDNEMEARVSDFGMARLISALDTHLSVSTLAGTPGYVPPEYYQSFRCTAKGDVYSFGVVLLELVTGKRPTDKEDFGDTNLVGWAKMKVREGKQMEVIDVELLSVTKGTDEAEAEEVKEMVRYLEITLQCVDDFPSKRPNMLQVVAMLRELMPGSTNGSSNSA